Below is a genomic region from Sander vitreus isolate 19-12246 chromosome 15, sanVit1, whole genome shotgun sequence.
ataaaacgtCCAAATACGGTAtgtcataggatagtatgtcaTTATTTTATATCATATGTCATGTTGTTTTTAACTGAATGTATTTTAACGAAGTATTTCAGCTTCTCTGCTCGCTAGTGTTCTTTATCACAAAACATGGTGGTCAGCCATTACAGTTGACTCAATGTGTGGTTGCATCCTCTGGGGTAAAAGTACACCCGGTTGGGAATCGTTGCGTTAGATGAACAACTCTAGATGTATTTAGTCACTTATGACCTCATTTTAATCTTAAAACTTGTCTCCCTTGCAGTACCTGTCCAAACAGTTGGAAATGTTGAGGGAGATGAACGAGCAGCATGCAAAGGTGTATGAGCAGCTGGATGTGACTGCCAGAGAGCTGGAGATCACCAATGAGAAACTGGTACTGGAGAGCAAGGCCTCGCAGCAGAAAATAGACAGGTGATCATACACTGTAGAAAAATGTGTCTGTAACAAGAACGatactccacatttttactgaAGCTAGAACAGTTGTGTTTACAGGCACTCCCCTCTACCAGGGCAACTATAGAGGACTTAACATTTTTGCTCTCTTTTAACAATTTCATAATCAGGGATCGAAGTTCTTTACAAATCACATTAGTGGTCTTAATGCTAAATATTTCAGTGGCTGCCTCTGTTAATTCTAAATATGCTCCTCCTTCATATGCTTTATGTCGTAACAGTGGCTCACTGTGGCTGTAGAGGAACGGTATGCTCACCAAAGAGAGAATTAGGTCTCCATAATAATGACGTAACGAGCACTGAACAAACATTTGTGGGTGTGCACAGGTTGACGGGCACCATGGAGACCATGCAGGGTCAGGTAAACAGCCTGACAACTCGGGTGGAGGAGCTGCGAACTCTGGAGGAGCTGAGAGTCCGTAGAGAGAAGAAGGAACGGCGCAAGACTGTGCACTCCTTCCCCTGCCTCAAAGAGCTCTGCACTGCGCCAAGGTCACTAACTGTCCGGAGTTTCTTttctaatgtacagtatgtacattagaaaagaaaagaatttcTGTCTAACTATTAAGTATGCTATGCAGCGCAAACTGTGAATCATGATTGGACGACTCAAAAAGCTCCCCGGTATGTGATTGTCATGATTGGATGACTGGCTGTCAAAAAGCAAACGGCTGAATGCAAGACATGCTCATCAAAAATGGATGACTTGGTTTGGGGCTTGActtgtcttaaagtgctcatattgtgctttttggctttttccctttcctttattgtgttatatatctttgtgtgcatgttataggtttacaaagtgaaaaagcccaaagtccactccaccccaaaggcacttaccatctccaacagaaaacactgttcgcaaattgctccaaacagctctattgtagtccagcttttacttccgtgacgttgtgcgtcactttgtaacacacgttataatgctcgcctagctgctagggtggcacgccctcatactctgcttctgactggctagtagtccttacctagctattaCGCATGttcgactcccaacaaagatggaacagaagtgtgatgcctcactctgtagctaaaacagagagctcaacacacagggtgaaaagaggagctgcagtacaacaaatatatggtgttttctgaaaatgaaaccacataaacctattctgatataaactctaaatacaattatgaacctgaaaatgagcactttgacccccccctcaaaaaaaaacaaaaatacattactcAGAACTTGGACCATATGACTTGAGAATTACTTGGGACTTTAGGAAAGATGACTTGGTCACAACACTGGGTTTTATATTGCCTTTTAAAGAATGCCCAGTTGTAAAGTATTTAACAAACTGTGCTTAAAATCCAGCACACTTAATGATGCACCACGTCTTTTCATCAGGTATGAGGATGGTTTCCTGCTGGCCAACCCGGGCAGTGTGGACCTGGCTGAGAGACAGCCGGTGGATGAGGAGAATGAGCGCCTGAGAGACATCGTCTCGTCCCTGCGCTCAGCTGTGGCCACAGAGCGCTCCCAGAGGGAGGATGCTGAGCGCGAGTGTGCCGCGGTGCTGCAGGAGTTTGAGCGTCTGGAACAGCGTCTCTTAGGAGCAGAGGGCTGCCAGCTGCGCGTCCAGGAGCTCGAGGCTGAGCTCCAGGAGATGCAGCAGCTGAGGAAGTCCAGGCTTTGTCTGATTGGGGGCATGGAAGACAGCCTGGAGACGCTGCTCCGCAACGGCCCTGAGACAGACACCCCGGAGCAGGGCGTAGGTCTGGAGGAGGGAGGTGAAGGAGGCGCTGGAGAGGCAGGGGACACAGGGCAGCAGGGAGGCCCAGTGAGGAAAAGCTGCAGCGACACGGCTCTGAACGCCATCTCGGCCCGCGACGCCTCAGGTAGGCGCCAAGGCAGCTACGCCCAACATGCCAACGGCGTGCGCAAACGTGGCATGAGCATCCTGCGGGAGGTGGACGAGCAGTACCACGCCCTGCTGGAGAAGTATGAGGAGCTGCTGGGAAAGTGCCGGCGCCACGAGGAGAGCCTGTGCCACGCCGGGGTGCAGACCTCCCGGCCCGTCTCCAGAGACCCCTCCATGAAGGAGTACAGCATGGTCTGCGCGGGGCCTTCGACATCGGGTGCCGTTGCCGCCCCTCCCACACCCCCCCAAACTCCCTCCACCCCAGAGGCCCTGGAGGGGATCAGCAGGCAGGTGGAGCAGGTGGACAAACGTCTCAGCCAGAACACACCGGAGTACAAGGCCCTGTTCAAAGAGATCTTCTCCCGCCTGCAGAAGACCAAGTGTGACATTAAATCCACCAAGAGCAAAAAGAGTAACAAATGAGCAGGAGATACTACATGCACTGAAGACAGTGACCGCACagaatatatttaatttacctCACTGTTTTGAAGGCTTCTTGTCTTACATTTGACCAATCatgacttaaaggaacacgccgacttattgggactttagcttattcaccgtatcccccagagttagataagtccatacatacccttctcatctccgtgcgtgtcgtaactcggtctgacgcccccaccgctagcctcgcttagcacagatcctgaaggtaaccggctccatctagcctcctgctcccaataagtgacaaaataacgccaacattttcctatttacatgtgacAGCGTGTACAAgatcacatgagacacagccatcttctaaccgtatacgtACTGgaaactatattctcagaaggcgaagcactgctacttctgctacttgggcgggggtgattagcgcaacacctgaaaagcaccgttgttactctctaccaagggggtaagcgtgcATCTGGAAAGCGTACCTTCAATGGGGAGATtctaggctaacaagccatcacctcccgttagcatcccattgactcccatttaTTTTgtcgtcactttgacagcgaataactttacatgtgaagtgtttaaagactctctaaactatttgtccattgtttattttctaaagaaacacgacaatgtataaaaggctccattaccttgtatctcacgttatggccacGTAGCagcagtttttgtaaaaataggctaacgattgtgtcataaccacgtgacttactgtcgcacagtagaggaattaccgtacagtacaggagaagctctcaggcagtttcgacttacattagctgtttaagtttaattactaatgttaacagttaagtttagttaacagtaattagcctgtgcctgtgattcggaatgattgagatttctcttggcacagctaccagaagacttacaactttcagacaggttgctcacgtcacatttacgtcgtaaAGCTCGTAGGCAGcacactcagccatcaccggaaaagtgacttcactggtctctgtaaAAATATATGGTGTCGCTGTGTCCATTATTGTACCGTCTATGCTCTCtactcctcaccacggggcttctcaggcgctgcaagcaaatcactccacccaagtagcagaagtagcagtgcttcgccttctgagaatatagttcccagtacgtatacggttagaagatagCTGTGTCTCacgtgaccttgttatttgtacacgctgtgactatacaaatcacaacatgtaaataggaaaatgttggcgttattttgtcacttattgggagcagtaggctagatggagccggttaccttcaggatctgtgctaagcgaggctagcggtgggggcgtcagacagcgttacgacacgcacggagatgagaagggtatgtatggacttatctaactctgggggatacggtgaataagctaaagtcccaataagtcggcgtgttcctttaatgggTGGACGCCTGTAGTCATGGAGTTGGTTGATTGATGATGCATATTGTTAGCAGCGGATGGCTGATTAATCTAAAAGTGAAATCTTATTTCACTACATGGATGGAAGATCGTTGATGAAATGCCTTTTTCTGAGTGACTGTAATTAGAATGGAGGTTATTGTTTTTGTCCTAGGGAGGTCTAGTGTGTGATGTCTTTGTAATTGAGATGTACTAATgcagaaatttttttttttatttatttatagtgaACAATAATTAAGCCAAATAatttaaagactttttaaaaGGCAGCCACTGGCTTTGAAACTACTTCTGGCATTTGAAGCACGTATCCAATAAACACTAAGTGCTAAATAAGTTTTAACCCAGGAACTGAACTCGCACGCTTTTGACCAGCTTGAGGTCGCTTAAAGATCTGAACATGTAATTTGAATTTGTTGGATGGTAAAAATCCTTCAAGACAGTTGCCAAAGTGTATTGTGCATTAGGTGTTTACTTAGATTAACAACTTATAACTTATGTAGTGAAGGAGATGGCCTCTGTGGTGTTTTACAGCAAACAGGGCAATGATCTGTTTCAGGGATTCGTTTGATCATCTCAGACATGACAACAATCGGTTCTACGCTGCTGTGCTACCACATTGTCAGTTCTTGTAGTAGGCcattcaaaatgttttctgttgattaaaaaaaaataaaaaaaatccaccatgttctttttctgtttgtgttcaaGGTTGCAACAAATCAAATGGTACAGCATGTTGAATAAAACAGGACACACGCAGGCTCAGTCTGAACACTTTATTGTGAACGCAGGAGATCAGTAATACAAGTAGCACACATTGAGTCAAACCCAAACCCACAGAGAGAAAATCAGTCCGTGACACGAGAGCGAAGCTGCAGAAACGGACTTCATTCCCATACTTCTGGAGtgtgtatataaaaaaagacttaCGTCTGGGTGGGACTGACGACTCTATACTGGTTTTAGAAGTAAATTACAGAAAACTTCACCTCACTGATGTTGAGTCAGCAGGAGCAGCATGTGATTGTAAGACTGGAGGCACAGGCAGCATTGGAAAATTCTCAACTTGAGTAATACAAGGTGAGTGGTTTAACAGACCTTGGACACGCTGGAAATATGGCCTCAGGAACTAGAGATGACATtaggtgacaaaaaaaacccattacAACCTAAATACCCATTTACAGTTCTGATATTTAGACAGCTACAAGCACTGCATGCAAAGAAAAACTTGTAAATAGAGCTAATGTGATCGACACCAACACAATGGTTTAACAACTTATCAAACCTGAAATAAAAAGATGTTAAAAGTCCTTAGTCCCGCTTCCCTGTCCTTGTATTAcctattgttaaaaaaaaacagactcacATGGTGGCCTGGCAAATATAATCTGAAGGCAAATGGCTTTATTAAGTTGACTTTCTTCCTATGGGTTCTTGTTAAGGCCACATGGCTGCTACCAAACGTGCCAAAATACCCTGATCAGGAGAGGAACAGCCACACCTACAGAGAGGGGTAACTAGGGGTTAGAGGTAATTTTGTTTCTCCCCCGTTCTGTCAGCGGACTTTGTAGGGTgctaaatcatttaaaaaaagaggtgGCCTGAATTCCAAATATTTAACCAAGACCCTGGTACAAATAATCGGCTCAAAGGCTTTAGGAGGGCTGTGTCCAAGAGTTGTGTCCAGCAATGATTGCTCAATGACCGTACAGTGGCCACGTACATACAGCACTACTGCTACCTGTACAATGCTTTCCAAGGCAGATAGCGGTAACTGTACAAAACAATCCGATAAATGAAAAGAGGGGGAAGAAAAGAAAGCGCTAAAGGGCAGTGGGAATCACATAGTTTATCACTTTTCCAAGAGCAGTTAAACGACTAGatttttttaacttatttttttatcttttataaaCAAACCATTACAGCAAAATCTGGATTGTGCACATTGTTTGCTTTCTCCATTTCTAAAAGATGTAATGCTTAACAGAAAAGGCAGGTGCAAACAAATGAAGCGTTACgttggggggggtggggaaAACGAAGTGATTGGAATTTAGAAAAAGAACGGAAACTGT
It encodes:
- the cdr2l gene encoding cerebellar degeneration-related protein 2-like codes for the protein MLRAGGMEEFVTEEEEPWYDQRDLEQDLHLAAELGKTLLERNKELEDSLQQMYINNDEHVQEIEYLSKQLEMLREMNEQHAKVYEQLDVTARELEITNEKLVLESKASQQKIDRLTGTMETMQGQVNSLTTRVEELRTLEELRVRREKKERRKTVHSFPCLKELCTAPRYEDGFLLANPGSVDLAERQPVDEENERLRDIVSSLRSAVATERSQREDAERECAAVLQEFERLEQRLLGAEGCQLRVQELEAELQEMQQLRKSRLCLIGGMEDSLETLLRNGPETDTPEQGVGLEEGGEGGAGEAGDTGQQGGPVRKSCSDTALNAISARDASGRRQGSYAQHANGVRKRGMSILREVDEQYHALLEKYEELLGKCRRHEESLCHAGVQTSRPVSRDPSMKEYSMVCAGPSTSGAVAAPPTPPQTPSTPEALEGISRQVEQVDKRLSQNTPEYKALFKEIFSRLQKTKCDIKSTKSKKSNK